From Elusimicrobiota bacterium, one genomic window encodes:
- the rpoB gene encoding DNA-directed RNA polymerase subunit beta, whose translation MKQIKFGKIPQAMELPDLLEMQKKSFRDFLQLGGEPDQRKLMGLQASFLDVFPIESSDGSMVLDFVRYEFAPPRYETPEEAQAHDSSWSRPLKAILRLSSRQPSGKLKQILEQEVVLCEVPMMTETASFIINGAERVVVSQLHRSPGIIFEEDEEKKISSLGKRLFFAKIIPYRGAWVEFEFDLNNILYVRIDRKKKFEATTFLRACGIESDADILKTFYEYESVPVNAQTMVGLLHRTSIEDVVDQNSGEVLLEAGKKVTHEAIKRMLDKGVQTVKLLTGDPEKEDPTILETLRKDKIKSVKEAQQDIYKKLRGQEFIVPGQAEAYLDNLIFKNLRKYDLSNVGRHKIHGKLHHFLWKLATRHDVVCRPDNRRHKYFALPAYNRRTLCTEDIVATMQYLIALNCGTSHYADGLPKTTAMPIRPQPYEGTGEFKALLQEYAKKINKEPLENFPVIDLHEKDSDDDPEAAKQGLKKDRISFLELGEAITRWRTAVPTFFDHNFAVKLDDIDHLGNRRVRGVGELLENQVRVGLAQMSRVIRDRMSVQDKTTLTPRNLLNTAPMVGILRKFFGTSQLSQFMDQINPLSEITHKRRLSALGPGGLNRKRAGFEVRDVHHTHYGRICPIETPEGPNIGLITSLATYARINEFGLIESPYQKVIKGKLTGEVLYLGADEEAGQIVAQANTPLEKDRLASDLVACRSRGDFPLVEPAKVDYMDISPLQVVSVSAGLVPFLEHDDANRALMGCNMQRQAVPLLVAEAPLVTTGIEEAVAKDSGACVTAKRAGRVIYSAGDLIAVHAEGAKDGDGAIDLFQLRKYRRSNQDTCINQAPAVKTGDRVKAGDVLADGPGTAGGMLALGRNLLVGFMPWEGYNFEDAILISERLVKEDLFTSIHITEFEVEARDTKLGAEEITRDIPNVGAEALEALDEQGIVIPSTNVAQGDILVGKVTPKGEQQLTPEERLLKVIFGKKAEDVQDASLRVPPGVSGKVIGVRVFVRREKLSKPEERKRLDVVTERLDKALGALRQHRKDSLAALEEMPAAKRRDEEERLTLFYKIMEKKLRDDASREKEGVKQGDELAVTVNKVVKVYIASRRKVQVGDKLAGRHGNKGVVAKILPEEDMPFLPDGTALDVVLSPLGVPSRMNIGQLLEMMMGWAAHHLEVQTINPVFDSATEKDVIEMVQSAKKELREKGVPEKYLPSDDCRITLFDGRTGEPFHEKISVGYMYILKLNHLVEDKVHARSTGPYSLITRQPLGGKAQFGGQRFGEMEVWAIEGYGAAYALQEFLTVKSDDVAGRTKMYEAIIKGEPPAQPGVPESFKVLVRELQALGLNVELLKLGKDAEAVAAAAKRGKEKEAGAATARKA comes from the coding sequence AGCTTCCCGATCTGCTCGAGATGCAGAAGAAGTCTTTCCGCGACTTCCTGCAGCTCGGCGGCGAGCCCGACCAGCGCAAGCTGATGGGGCTGCAGGCCTCTTTCCTCGACGTCTTCCCCATCGAATCCAGCGACGGCAGCATGGTCCTGGACTTCGTGCGCTACGAGTTCGCCCCGCCGCGCTACGAGACCCCCGAGGAGGCGCAGGCCCACGACTCGTCCTGGTCCCGGCCGCTCAAGGCGATCTTGCGCCTGTCCTCGCGCCAGCCCTCCGGCAAGCTCAAGCAGATCCTGGAGCAGGAGGTCGTGCTCTGCGAAGTCCCCATGATGACGGAGACCGCCTCCTTCATAATCAACGGGGCCGAGCGCGTGGTGGTCAGCCAGCTGCACCGCTCCCCCGGCATCATCTTCGAGGAGGACGAGGAGAAGAAGATCTCGTCCTTGGGCAAGAGGCTGTTCTTCGCCAAGATCATCCCCTACCGGGGCGCCTGGGTCGAGTTCGAGTTCGACCTCAACAACATCCTCTATGTGCGCATCGACCGCAAGAAGAAGTTCGAGGCCACCACCTTCCTGCGCGCCTGCGGCATCGAGTCGGACGCCGACATCCTCAAGACCTTCTACGAGTACGAGTCGGTCCCCGTCAACGCCCAGACCATGGTCGGCCTGCTGCACCGCACCTCGATCGAGGACGTGGTCGATCAGAACTCGGGAGAGGTGCTCCTGGAGGCCGGCAAGAAGGTCACCCACGAGGCCATCAAGCGCATGCTCGACAAGGGCGTGCAGACGGTCAAGCTCCTCACCGGCGACCCGGAGAAGGAAGACCCCACCATCCTGGAGACCCTGCGCAAGGACAAGATCAAGAGCGTCAAGGAAGCCCAGCAGGACATCTACAAGAAGCTGCGCGGCCAGGAGTTCATCGTCCCCGGCCAGGCCGAGGCCTACCTCGACAACCTCATCTTCAAGAACCTGCGCAAATACGACCTCTCCAACGTCGGCCGGCACAAGATCCACGGCAAGCTGCACCATTTCCTCTGGAAGCTGGCCACCCGGCACGACGTGGTCTGCCGTCCCGACAACCGGCGCCACAAATACTTCGCCCTGCCCGCCTACAACCGCCGCACCCTCTGCACCGAGGACATCGTGGCCACGATGCAGTACCTCATCGCGCTGAACTGCGGCACGTCGCACTACGCCGACGGACTGCCCAAGACCACGGCCATGCCCATCCGGCCCCAGCCTTACGAGGGCACCGGCGAGTTCAAGGCGCTGCTGCAGGAGTACGCCAAGAAGATCAATAAGGAGCCGCTGGAGAACTTCCCGGTCATCGACCTGCATGAGAAGGACTCCGACGACGACCCGGAGGCCGCCAAGCAGGGGCTCAAGAAGGACCGCATCTCCTTCCTGGAGCTGGGCGAGGCCATCACCCGCTGGCGCACGGCCGTGCCCACCTTCTTCGACCACAACTTCGCGGTCAAGCTCGATGACATCGACCACCTCGGCAACCGCCGCGTGCGCGGCGTGGGCGAGCTCCTCGAGAACCAGGTCCGCGTGGGCCTGGCCCAGATGTCGCGCGTCATCCGCGACCGCATGAGCGTGCAGGACAAGACCACCTTGACCCCGCGCAACCTGCTCAACACCGCGCCCATGGTCGGCATCCTGCGCAAGTTCTTCGGGACCTCGCAGCTCTCGCAGTTCATGGACCAGATCAACCCGCTCTCCGAGATCACGCACAAGCGGCGGCTCTCGGCCCTGGGGCCCGGAGGCCTCAACCGCAAGCGCGCGGGGTTCGAGGTCCGCGACGTGCACCACACGCACTACGGCCGCATCTGCCCCATCGAGACCCCGGAGGGGCCGAACATCGGCCTCATCACGAGTTTGGCGACCTATGCCCGCATCAACGAGTTCGGACTCATCGAATCGCCTTACCAAAAAGTCATCAAGGGCAAGCTGACCGGCGAGGTCCTTTACCTCGGCGCCGATGAGGAGGCCGGGCAGATCGTGGCCCAGGCCAACACTCCGCTGGAGAAGGACCGCCTGGCCTCGGACCTGGTCGCCTGCCGTTCCCGGGGCGACTTCCCGCTGGTCGAGCCCGCCAAGGTCGACTACATGGACATCTCGCCCCTGCAGGTGGTCTCGGTGTCGGCCGGCTTGGTCCCCTTCCTGGAGCACGACGACGCCAACCGCGCGCTGATGGGCTGCAACATGCAGCGCCAGGCCGTGCCCCTGCTGGTCGCCGAGGCCCCGCTGGTCACCACCGGAATCGAGGAGGCCGTGGCCAAGGATTCCGGAGCCTGCGTCACGGCCAAGCGCGCCGGCCGGGTCATCTACTCGGCGGGCGACCTCATCGCGGTGCACGCCGAAGGCGCCAAGGACGGCGACGGCGCCATCGACCTCTTCCAGCTGCGCAAGTACCGCCGGTCCAACCAGGACACCTGCATCAATCAGGCGCCCGCGGTCAAGACCGGGGACCGCGTCAAGGCCGGCGACGTGCTGGCCGACGGACCGGGCACCGCGGGGGGCATGCTCGCGCTGGGGCGCAACCTCCTGGTGGGCTTCATGCCCTGGGAGGGCTACAACTTCGAGGACGCCATCCTGATCTCCGAGCGCCTGGTCAAGGAAGACCTCTTCACCTCCATCCACATCACCGAGTTCGAGGTGGAGGCGCGCGACACCAAGCTCGGCGCCGAGGAGATCACCCGGGACATCCCCAACGTGGGCGCCGAGGCCCTGGAGGCTCTCGACGAGCAGGGCATCGTCATCCCCTCCACCAACGTCGCCCAGGGCGACATCCTGGTCGGCAAGGTGACGCCCAAGGGCGAGCAGCAGCTCACCCCCGAGGAGCGGCTTTTGAAGGTCATCTTCGGCAAGAAGGCCGAGGACGTGCAGGACGCCTCGCTGCGCGTGCCGCCGGGCGTCTCGGGCAAGGTCATCGGCGTGCGCGTCTTCGTGCGCCGCGAGAAGCTCTCCAAGCCCGAAGAGCGCAAGCGTCTCGACGTCGTCACGGAGCGCCTGGACAAGGCCCTGGGCGCCCTGCGCCAGCACCGCAAGGACTCGTTGGCCGCGCTCGAGGAGATGCCCGCCGCCAAGCGCCGCGACGAGGAAGAGCGGCTCACCCTGTTCTACAAGATCATGGAGAAGAAGCTCCGCGACGACGCCTCCCGGGAGAAGGAAGGCGTCAAGCAGGGCGACGAGTTGGCCGTCACGGTCAACAAGGTGGTCAAGGTCTACATCGCCTCCCGCCGCAAGGTGCAGGTCGGCGACAAGCTGGCCGGCCGGCACGGCAACAAGGGCGTGGTGGCCAAGATCCTGCCCGAAGAGGACATGCCGTTCCTGCCGGACGGAACGGCGCTCGACGTCGTGCTCTCCCCGTTGGGCGTGCCCTCGCGCATGAACATCGGACAGCTCCTGGAGATGATGATGGGCTGGGCGGCCCATCACCTCGAGGTGCAGACCATCAATCCGGTCTTCGACAGCGCCACCGAGAAGGACGTCATCGAGATGGTCCAGAGCGCCAAGAAAGAGCTGCGCGAGAAGGGCGTCCCGGAGAAGTACCTCCCCTCCGACGATTGCCGCATCACGCTCTTCGACGGCCGGACCGGCGAGCCCTTCCATGAGAAGATCTCGGTGGGCTACATGTACATCCTCAAGCTCAACCATCTGGTGGAAGACAAGGTCCACGCCCGGTCCACGGGGCCTTACAGCCTCATCACCCGCCAACCGCTGGGCGGCAAGGCCCAGTTCGGCGGCCAGCGCTTCGGCGAGATGGAGGTGTGGGCCATCGAGGGCTACGGCGCGGCTTACGCCCTGCAGGAGTTCCTGACGGTCAAGTCCGACGATGTGGCCGGCCGCACCAAGATGTACGAGGCCATCATCAAGGGCGAGCCTCCGGCCCAGCCGGGGGTGCCGGAGTCGTTCAAGGTCCTGGTCCGGGAGCTGCAGGCCCTGGGCCTCAACGTCGAACTCCTCAAGCTCGGCAAGGACGCTGAGGCGGTAGCGGCGGCGGCCAAGCGGGGCAAGGAAAAGGAAGCGGGCGCGGCAACCGCGAGGAAGGCCTAA